The sequence GATAGCTTTCTGCGGGATGTTTCTCGGCAAGGGCGCGGACACCAAACACCTCGAATAGTTTTGAAACAGCATACATATCTGCCCAGTATTTATTCGCCGTGACTTTGTCATTTACTGTTGCGAAAATTTGGCCCTCTGGGCATGACTTCTGCGGCAGAGTGGTGTGCTCGTGGACAGCCGAGCTTGTGATGGACAGCGTGGGCCGAGTATGGAAATTGGCCGCCGTGGCCTTGAGTTTGGGCATAACGAGTGCCGCGAGGAGGAACGTCGAGACGACATTGACTGTAATGGATGCCTCATTGTCCTCGGCTGTCTTGTATTGAGCCGGCGCGATACCCGCGTTCGCAAGAAAGATGTCCACTCGATCAAGGTGCTGGACCACACGATCGGCAAATTGCTGCACGCTCGCATATAGAGCCATGTCCAATTCCCAGACCTCGATAACTTTCTTCCCGCATCCAGTCGTGCTTTCAATGTCTAGCTTGGCCTCATGGCCTTTGGTCAAGCTGCGCACAGCGAGAATCATTTTGCTGGCGCCTAGTCGTACAAAATGGCGAGCTGCTTCTCTGCCAAGACCGCCATTACCAcctgtgatgatgatggtctTGCCGGTGTAAGAGCCTGTCGGGTACGGGATGCTCTTGAAGAGTTGACTGTAAAAGAATCCCATGATGATTTTGTGCGGCGTAGCTAGGAGGTAACGCACTGCTGCAATCAAGGTTGATGAAATTGAACCATACGACAAATTGCAAGACGGGTATATGAGGCATGGACTCGTGAAAGGATTGCATTGTTGCGACTCCAATAAATGATGTTTTTCTTCGTTATGCCCGGTTATTTCGAATCCTGGCCAACTAGCGGTAATTACAATTCTCCGCGAAGTAAGGTGTCGGCGAACACAATGGCCCATCatcagcggctgctgcattcGGGGC comes from Trichoderma asperellum chromosome 3, complete sequence and encodes:
- a CDS encoding putative secondary metabolism biosynthetic enzyme (EggNog:ENOG41~SMCOG1001:short-chain dehydrogenase/reductase SDR~antiSMASH:Cluster_3.8), with amino-acid sequence MGFFYSQLFKSIPYPTGSYTGKTIIITGGNGGLGREAARHFVRLGASKMILAVRSLTKGHEAKLDIESTTGCGKKVIEVWELDMALYASVQQFADRVVQHLDRVDIFLANAGIAPAQYKTAEDNEASITVNVVSTFLLAALVMPKLKATAANFHTRPTLSITSSAVHEHTTLPQKSCPEGQIFATVNDKVTANKYWADMYAVSKLFEVFGVRALAEKHPAESYPVTINCTNPGLCHSDLGREYNGFGFWLLKLLVARSTEIGGRILVHGGTSGAESHGQYLDDCEVGAPSPWVLSEEGQTTQDRVWKELVTKLESIKPGVTSSF